ttggttaataagtaatatatgaaaatcaaaTGGATTTCTCATTATGGTAGTACATCAAAATCGAATGGATTTTCTTTGGTCTTCTTCTGTGCTTTGTATGGTAGTACACAGCAATTCCTCTGTAAAAGCTCAGAGCAACTATAGAATGTATCGCCAAGTTCCACGTCCTCTGAATCTTCATCTGATGCAACTAAATCTTGTCCCGAGGAACTTGAGGGAAGAGCTTTAGTTTGAATTTCCTCAGACTCACAGCTCTCAGCAGGATTGGTATTCAAGGTCAAATTATCTAACATCTGAACAGAGTCATCGTCAGCCTCAACTGACTCATGAAGGTTATCGGAAATGGGACAGGTTAATTCTTGTTCTGTAGCACTTTCAAAAGCATGTTCACGCTGAAATTCAGATTCCAACATTGCTTCTGATAACCCTGcaaaacaaactcaaataTCTCATGACATAAATTATTGACTGATTCATTACTCAAGATTAAATTTAACCAAGATGAGATATCTCTTGCTTGAGCTTGCGAATGGCTAGGCCTGCTTGCTCCTGTCCTCTTTTATCACGCTTCTCCTTTGCTTTTATAGCATCTGATCTTGCCGAATAATATTCTTTGGCAATCACATCGAATGGCCTTGGACCAGAGACCTagtatgatttttaaaatcaagatATCACAGCAGAGAGAGACATCAAACCAGGAAAACAAGACCAATATGGTGTTGTAAAACTAATTTGACTGAAGTTTGCAATTTCACATAATCATcataaacaaatgaagaaaagtcCCACTTCTACCCAATgggaaagaaaatatattgataGCAGGTAGCCACAAACACTCcaaaaaattgaacaaaatatCTTAATAAACTTCTGCCATAATGGATACGCTTAATGTAATCcctttttcagaaaaaaacaacacttCATTAAACACTTCATAATTTTGACCggtatttttggtttattaatgaaaataaattttattgagATTATGGGTTGAAAAACAATCTGTAATTAGACACGAAAACGTGCTCTAAGACGTGCATAGCAATCATACCAGATTTGCATACCATTTCTTTGCAAAATTCGAAAACAGTTCCAAATTTGGGAATCTGGGTTTTTTCAGTTCATGATTCATCAGTCATGACACCATCGTGTCTTTGATAGAAATCATAAACCACAAATGCACAATAAATAATAGAATCTCTCCCGAGTCTTTCCGTCTCTGTTTACACCTCTATCAATCTTCTGCAATCATCGGAATCAAGAACCAGAAATGGCGGCACCAAAGCTGGAATCTTTCAGGCGGGGTAGCATGTTCGACGGATCTTTCAGGCGAGGTAGTATGTTCGATGGTTCGTTTCGACAAAGCATGAGAGATAGGCTTATCCTACAGAGCAGAGGCTATTCCAATGTCAACGACGATGACAAAACTTCCGTCCGTTGCTGCTCCTACAGGTTATACATTACATACAATCTCTCCTTCTTTCCAGAACCTTCTATTGACCAAACCTTTTTGAAGCCATTTTATCTTAATATGATGCCTCTTGGAGTCCAATGTCAAGTAATCTCAAATGGTTAAGTCTTGAAATGCTATTGGTGTTGTTTGCAGCTACTTCTCTGACAAGATCACGGGGGTTGTGAAGAAATTAAAGGATGTTTTGGTTACGGCATGGGAGATGGGAACAGCTGACCCGAGGAAGATGATATTCTCGGCGAAGATGGGTTTGGCTCTGACACTTACCTCTATCCTCATCTTCTTTAAGATCCCAGGATTAGAGCTCAGCGGCCACTATCTCTGGGCAATTCTTACAGTAGTTGTTATCTTCGAGTTCAGTATAGGTATATGCAACAGACTTTACACATCAAATTTGAGCATTCTAAAAACTTTAATACCTGACATGTgatcttctcttgttttttgtatAGGAGCCACCTTTAGCAAAGGATGTAACCGGGGACTAGGAACATTGTCCGCAGGAGGACTGGCGCTTGGCATGTCTTGGATATCGGAGATGACTGGAAATTGGGCAGATGTTTTTAATGCTGCTAGCATCTTTGTAGTAGGTATATATACGAAATCATGATGTGTGGTCTAAACTAAAGCTTCCACAATCTCATTCTGATTTCTGACAATATCGCATGCCTGCTCTTGTATCAGCCTTTTTTGCGACTTATGCAAAGCTATATCCAACGATGAAGCCTTACGAGTACGGATTCCGGGTGTTCTTGCTGACCTATTGCTACGTAATAGTGTCAGGATACAAAACAGGGGAATTCATGGAAACAGCTGTTTCAAGGTTCCTTCTGATAGCTCTTGGTGCCAGTGTTGGCCTCATAGTGAATACTTGCATTTATCCCATATGGGCTGGGGAAGATCTCCATAACTTGGTCGCCAAGAACTTTGTGAACGTAGCGACTTCTCTGGAAGGTTTATTATTAACTCTCTCCCTGAATTTGAGTTTCTGGTTGAAAAGCTTCTTAGTCTGTTTCCAATCCATGGAAAATGTTCCTTTGTGCAGGTTGTGTGAACGGATATCTTGAGTGCGTAGCATATGATACAATCCCATCTAGGATTCTGGTCTATGAAGCTGTCGCGGAAGATCCAGTGTACAGTGGTTACAGATCAGCCGTTCAATCTACAAGCCAAGAAGACACCCTGGTAAGATTCTTTTAACACATAAGAACAGCAACAACATTATCAAAAGACCAGCTTACTTGAGATCCTcacatctttttcttgttgttggtGTGATTGTGAAGATGAGTTTTGCATCATGGGAGCCACCACACGGACCGTACAAATCCTTTAGATACCCATGGGCACTGTATGTGAAAGTAGGTGGTGCATTGAGGCATTGTGCTATCATGGTCATGGCGTTACATGGCTGCATTCTCTCAGAGATCCAGGTACTTTCCAATCTTTAAGTCAGAAACATTCTATAATCTTCAGATCttaagagagatttgagacAAGAGTATGCAAAGTAATTGCAGGCTGCAGAGGATAGAAGACGAGAATTTCGTAATGAGCTTCAAAGAGTGGGAATCGAAGGAGCAAAAGTACTAAGATACATTGGGGAAAgcctgaagaagatgg
This sequence is a window from Arabidopsis thaliana chromosome 1 sequence. Protein-coding genes within it:
- a CDS encoding aluminum activated malate transporter family protein (Aluminium activated malate transporter family protein; INVOLVED IN: response to aluminum ion; CONTAINS InterPro DOMAIN/s: Malate transporter, aliminium toerance (InterPro:IPR020966); BEST Arabidopsis thaliana protein match is: aluminum-activated malate transporter 9 (TAIR:AT3G18440.1); Has 539 Blast hits to 535 proteins in 118 species: Archae - 0; Bacteria - 174; Metazoa - 1; Fungi - 11; Plants - 341; Viruses - 0; Other Eukaryotes - 12 (source: NCBI BLink).), whose translation is MAAPKLESFRRGSMFDGSFRRGSMFDGSFRQSMRDRLILQSRGYSNVNDDDKTSVRCCSYSYFSDKITGVVKKLKDVLVTAWEMGTADPRKMIFSAKMGLALTLTSILIFFKIPGLELSGHYLWAILTVVVIFEFSIGATFSKGCNRGLGTLSAGGLALGMSWISEMTGNWADVFNAASIFVVAFFATYAKLYPTMKPYEYGFRVFLLTYCYVIVSGYKTGEFMETAVSRFLLIALGASVGLIVNTCIYPIWAGEDLHNLVAKNFVNVATSLEGCVNGYLECVAYDTIPSRILVYEAVAEDPVYSGYRSAVQSTSQEDTLMSFASWEPPHGPYKSFRYPWALYVKVGGALRHCAIMVMALHGCILSEIQAAEDRRREFRNELQRVGIEGAKVLRYIGESLKKMEKLNPIEDILYEIHQAAEELQSKIDKKSYLLVNAKNWEIGNRPRVRDLTDEQKISNLDSDLSRILAHKSQSEATLRPPKNWDDVTTAANLSSATMLPYLQSRTMIHKQPSWPSRISITPGSMLQPPLGEPGKMYESASNLSLATFASLLIEFVARLENLVNAYDELSVKANFKEAVSE
- a CDS encoding aluminum activated malate transporter family protein codes for the protein MGTADPRKMIFSAKMGLALTLTSILIFFKIPGLELSGHYLWAILTVVVIFEFSIGATFSKGCNRGLGTLSAGGLALGMSWISEMTGNWADVFNAASIFVVAFFATYAKLYPTMKPYEYGFRVFLLTYCYVIVSGYKTGEFMETAVSRFLLIALGASVGLIVNTCIYPIWAGEDLHNLVAKNFVNVATSLEGCVNGYLECVAYDTIPSRILVYEAVAEDPVYSGYRSAVQSTSQEDTLMSFASWEPPHGPYKSFRYPWALYVKVGGALRHCAIMVMALHGCILSEIQAAEDRRREFRNELQRVGIEGAKVLRYIGESLKKMEKLNPIEDILYEIHQAAEELQSKIDKKSYLLVNAKNWEIGNRPRVRDLTDEQKISNLDSDLSRILAHKSQSEATLRPPKNWDDVTTAANLSSATMLPYLQSRTMIHKQPSWPSRISITPGSMLQPPLGEPGKMYESASNLSLATFASLLIEFVARLENLVNAYDELSVKANFKEAVSE